In Alteribacillus bidgolensis, a genomic segment contains:
- a CDS encoding response regulator transcription factor, producing MSRYSILVVDDEWNMRNLLRVYLSQEEFEVTEAVNGEEALARLASRTFDLVILDLMMPGVDGWEVCARIRQTNQVPILMLTARTETKDKVQGLNLGADDYLTKPFESEELVARVNALLRRVSIDYSEHTSSDILTFQDITIDPEKREVFVHDQVVDLTPKEFDLLYVLAKRPGRVFAREVLLNQVWGDDYFGDLRTVDTHVKKVREKVRKAGAVSNPIETVWGVGYKVKEKESGK from the coding sequence ATGAGCCGATACAGCATATTGGTGGTAGATGACGAATGGAACATGAGAAACCTGCTTCGTGTGTACCTTAGTCAGGAGGAGTTTGAGGTAACCGAAGCGGTAAATGGCGAGGAAGCGTTAGCAAGGCTTGCTTCCCGAACGTTTGATTTGGTGATTTTGGATCTCATGATGCCGGGAGTGGACGGTTGGGAAGTATGCGCACGTATCCGCCAAACGAACCAGGTTCCGATTCTCATGTTAACCGCCCGTACAGAGACAAAAGACAAAGTCCAGGGGTTAAACTTGGGAGCAGATGATTATCTCACCAAGCCCTTCGAATCCGAAGAACTGGTTGCCCGGGTGAATGCCTTGTTAAGAAGGGTTTCTATTGACTATTCTGAACATACCTCATCCGATATCCTTACTTTTCAGGATATCACGATTGACCCGGAAAAGCGTGAAGTATTTGTCCATGACCAAGTAGTGGATCTTACACCAAAAGAGTTTGACCTGTTATATGTGTTGGCGAAACGTCCAGGTCGGGTGTTTGCTCGGGAAGTTCTTTTGAATCAGGTGTGGGGAGACGATTATTTCGGTGATTTACGAACAGTTGATACCCATGTGAAAAAGGTACGGGAAAAAGTAAGAAAAGCCGGCGCTGTTTCTAATCCTATTGAGACTGTCTGGGGCGTGGGTTATAAAGTCAAGGAGAAGGAATCAGGGAAATGA
- a CDS encoding response regulator transcription factor, which produces MAHILIVDDEQQMRQLVRVYLMGEGYVLDEASSGEEAIQKLQDHSYDALILDIMMPSVDGWEVCRQARHIGAETGILMLTAKTEVADRVKGLNLGADDYLMKPFAPEELVARTKALLRRSTHVVNEDIQEITMGDLTINPERHEVRVTGTSVELTSKEFDILFLMAKRPERVFTREHVMEQVWDVNEWHDPRTIDTHIKNIRTKLKNHELSFNPIKTVWGVGYKCNSPDGRNQ; this is translated from the coding sequence GTGGCACATATACTCATTGTGGATGATGAACAACAAATGCGGCAGTTGGTCCGTGTTTATTTAATGGGCGAAGGATATGTCCTGGATGAGGCAAGTTCTGGGGAAGAAGCGATACAAAAGCTGCAGGATCATTCCTATGATGCTCTTATCCTTGATATTATGATGCCTAGTGTAGATGGGTGGGAAGTATGCAGACAAGCTCGTCATATCGGTGCAGAGACAGGAATTCTCATGCTTACAGCAAAAACCGAAGTGGCCGACCGAGTAAAAGGACTCAATCTTGGTGCCGATGATTATCTAATGAAACCATTTGCCCCCGAAGAACTTGTTGCTCGGACGAAAGCATTACTTAGAAGAAGCACTCATGTTGTAAACGAAGACATTCAGGAAATAACGATGGGGGATTTAACTATAAATCCAGAACGGCATGAAGTGAGAGTAACAGGGACTTCTGTTGAACTGACATCTAAAGAATTTGATATCTTATTTTTAATGGCAAAGCGTCCGGAACGCGTATTTACACGGGAGCATGTGATGGAGCAAGTTTGGGATGTAAATGAGTGGCATGATCCGCGGACCATTGATACCCATATCAAGAATATTCGAACCAAGCTAAAGAATCATGAGCTGTCGTTTAATCCGATAAAAACTGTGTGGGGAGTGGGGTATAAATGTAACTCCCCAGATGGTAGGAACCAATGA
- a CDS encoding sensor histidine kinase, with product MNTIFYKLGGSIVILFLVVLLPLGFVMWEIFHNYNQAHLKEETEEMAAQYAAMFKTMDELDVELFTDSISAETVREIVVFDQTEEIIETSGIYGFKPNDTLPTQGETGTYTDPTNNQTYFYAGKTIFDVSSDMVSIYVFSPSGIMRNSAYQVQNALLLSGLGALLLAIGFTFIFSRKLTIPLQMMEKAARQLTRGDLEAKVPVTTRDEVGSLARTMNELGRELKRYRDSRSEFFSNVSHEFRTPLSYIQGYSHALKNSLYKNQEQKEQFIHIIHDEANRMNRLIDDLFELSRMEEERFPLELELVNLGYIARKAAEKVRSSIEEKAITLVTEIDEDIPNIVGDSFRLEQIVMNLLQNAIRYTEHGTVRVKVLAEDGKVIGMVSDMGPGIASEEIPYIFERFYRIEKSRARDFGGTGLGLAIVKQLTELQYGTIDVESRDGKGTTFTLCFPEAREVDE from the coding sequence ATGAATACCATCTTTTATAAGCTTGGCGGTTCTATCGTGATCTTGTTTCTTGTTGTTCTGCTTCCACTTGGTTTCGTTATGTGGGAAATCTTCCACAATTATAATCAGGCCCATCTAAAGGAAGAAACAGAAGAAATGGCAGCGCAGTATGCCGCAATGTTTAAAACAATGGATGAACTAGACGTAGAGTTATTTACGGATTCTATCTCTGCAGAAACCGTTAGAGAGATCGTTGTGTTTGATCAAACAGAAGAGATAATAGAAACGTCTGGAATTTATGGTTTTAAACCAAACGATACTTTGCCAACACAAGGAGAAACAGGAACTTATACCGATCCAACCAATAATCAAACATACTTTTATGCCGGGAAAACGATTTTTGATGTTTCTTCTGATATGGTATCCATTTATGTTTTTTCTCCATCTGGTATCATGAGAAACTCGGCATATCAAGTACAAAATGCTTTATTGTTGTCAGGTTTGGGGGCCCTTCTCTTAGCTATTGGATTTACTTTTATTTTTTCACGAAAACTAACAATTCCTCTTCAGATGATGGAAAAAGCAGCCAGGCAGCTGACGCGTGGAGATCTGGAAGCGAAAGTTCCCGTAACAACAAGGGATGAAGTAGGGTCACTTGCCCGGACTATGAATGAACTGGGGCGTGAATTAAAAAGGTATCGAGACAGCAGAAGTGAATTTTTCTCTAATGTCTCTCACGAGTTTCGCACCCCGTTATCCTATATACAAGGGTATAGCCATGCTTTGAAAAATAGTTTATATAAAAACCAAGAACAAAAAGAACAATTTATTCATATCATCCATGACGAAGCAAACCGTATGAACCGGTTGATTGATGACTTATTTGAATTGTCACGGATGGAAGAAGAACGTTTCCCTCTTGAATTGGAGCTCGTGAACCTAGGGTACATCGCACGAAAAGCAGCCGAAAAAGTAAGATCTAGTATTGAGGAGAAGGCAATCACCCTTGTTACAGAAATTGATGAAGATATCCCTAACATCGTGGGAGACAGCTTTCGTTTAGAACAGATTGTTATGAATTTACTGCAAAACGCCATTCGGTATACAGAGCATGGCACCGTTCGAGTCAAGGTACTGGCGGAAGATGGGAAAGTAATAGGAATGGTCTCAGACATGGGGCCTGGCATCGCTTCTGAGGAAATCCCGTATATTTTTGAACGATTCTATAGGATCGAAAAGTCAAGGGCACGTGATTTCGGGGGAACAGGTCTAGGGCTGGCCATTGTGAAACAATTGACGGAACTTCAATATGGAACGATAGATGTAGAAAGCCGTGATGGTAAAGGAACAACCTTTACGTTGTGTTTTCCTGAAGCAAGGGAGGTTGACGAATGA
- a CDS encoding SHOCT domain-containing protein yields the protein MMMNSGMGFLWMILWIVVLGLVIYGGLRLILSKKEEEDPAIQILKEKFARGEISEAEYNRRKKVLLKS from the coding sequence ATGATGATGAACAGTGGAATGGGTTTTCTCTGGATGATACTCTGGATCGTCGTCCTAGGGCTCGTTATCTATGGGGGACTCAGACTGATCCTCAGCAAAAAAGAAGAGGAAGATCCTGCCATACAAATCTTGAAAGAAAAATTTGCCCGGGGAGAAATAAGTGAAGCAGAGTATAATAGGAGAAAAAAAGTGTTACTAAAAAGTTAA
- a CDS encoding YdhK family protein, producing MTRNYIRKGFILIFSTLLLAACGNGNEETNPENNTDMETESGSEGQDHEDIEINEETGGHTEENMHGHMSSSGEVPEELEEAEDPTYDIGDEAIIQAEHSEGGEEMMKGAKATIAGAFDTTVYSVSFTPIHGGDPVEDHKWVIHEELENPGDYPLEPGTEVTLDSSHMEGMEGATATIDSAEETTVYMVDFTTITGGEEVENHKWVTEEELSPVE from the coding sequence ATGACAAGAAACTACATCCGTAAAGGGTTTATTCTTATTTTCTCTACATTACTCTTGGCAGCATGCGGCAATGGTAATGAAGAAACAAATCCTGAAAATAATACAGATATGGAGACAGAGTCCGGCTCCGAAGGCCAAGATCATGAAGATATTGAAATAAACGAAGAGACGGGGGGCCATACCGAAGAGAACATGCATGGCCATATGTCTAGCTCTGGTGAAGTTCCAGAAGAGCTGGAAGAAGCAGAAGATCCTACCTATGATATTGGAGATGAGGCAATTATTCAAGCTGAACATAGCGAAGGGGGCGAGGAAATGATGAAAGGAGCTAAAGCAACCATTGCAGGAGCTTTTGATACGACGGTCTATTCTGTTTCCTTTACTCCAATTCATGGCGGAGACCCAGTGGAAGACCACAAGTGGGTTATCCACGAAGAGTTAGAAAATCCTGGAGACTACCCATTAGAACCAGGAACTGAAGTCACTTTGGATTCCTCTCATATGGAAGGAATGGAAGGGGCAACAGCTACAATTGATTCAGCAGAAGAAACGACGGTTTATATGGTTGATTTCACCACAATCACTGGTGGTGAAGAAGTAGAAAATCATAAATGGGTTACTGAAGAGGAATTGAGCCCTGTAGAATAA
- a CDS encoding F510_1955 family glycosylhydrolase: MLTAAIIAGCGTDSAEPDASQEKTEPEAQQTDDTEPKTNIEEIEFPHMHGIGFTSDGEKAFIPAHDGLRVFEDGIWKRVEGPRHDYMGFSMTADGFYSSGHPSMQTDYENPLGIIKSTDGGKSIEVLGLEGEVDFHLMSAGYNSGAIYVMNPQPNSDMEDTGLYLTNNEAKDWKKRDMNGVSGSITSLAAHPDQQGIGAVSTEEGVFLSQDSGDTFEQLLESPVPALTFTHDGEMLAAKGIGKETTLQAIDSSGET; this comes from the coding sequence TTGTTAACTGCAGCAATTATTGCTGGATGTGGAACAGATTCAGCTGAACCAGATGCTTCGCAAGAAAAAACAGAACCAGAAGCACAACAAACAGATGACACAGAGCCAAAGACAAATATAGAAGAAATCGAATTTCCTCACATGCATGGCATTGGTTTCACATCAGATGGAGAAAAAGCATTCATTCCAGCTCATGATGGCCTCCGAGTGTTTGAAGATGGGATATGGAAGAGAGTAGAAGGACCTAGACATGATTATATGGGATTCTCGATGACGGCAGATGGTTTCTATAGCAGTGGACACCCCTCCATGCAGACGGATTATGAGAATCCACTCGGTATAATCAAAAGTACGGATGGAGGAAAATCTATTGAAGTTCTAGGGTTAGAAGGAGAAGTAGATTTTCATCTCATGTCGGCAGGATATAACTCTGGCGCGATCTATGTAATGAACCCGCAACCAAATTCCGATATGGAGGATACAGGCCTATATTTAACCAACAACGAAGCTAAGGATTGGAAAAAAAGGGACATGAACGGGGTGTCTGGAAGTATCACATCCCTTGCTGCTCATCCTGATCAACAAGGAATAGGAGCTGTAAGTACAGAAGAGGGGGTCTTCCTATCACAAGATTCAGGAGACACATTTGAACAATTATTGGAAAGTCCTGTTCCAGCTTTAACATTTACTCATGACGGCGAGATGCTTGCTGCCAAAGGGATAGGAAAAGAGACGACACTACAAGCGATTGATTCGTCTGGAGAAACCTAA
- a CDS encoding YdhK family protein: MYENQLVSLLNRLDATNKHLDATTKHTSENPAVHETEELINEVRASIFDIKEDIDSNLANVPDDLEVAPNPKFKVGSQAIIEANHMEGMEGGTATITGAYDTVAYSVSFTTTTGGERVEDHKWVIHEELKNSGEDFLEPGEKAIIEASHMEGMEGAEATIESARDTTVYMIDFKPTTGGTEVENHKWVVESELSTK; the protein is encoded by the coding sequence ATGTATGAAAACCAGTTAGTCTCTCTGCTTAATCGCCTAGACGCAACAAACAAACATTTGGATGCCACCACGAAGCACACTTCGGAAAATCCTGCTGTGCATGAAACCGAAGAACTTATTAATGAAGTACGTGCGAGTATTTTTGATATAAAAGAGGACATTGATTCTAACTTGGCCAATGTACCGGATGACCTAGAGGTAGCACCAAATCCAAAATTTAAAGTTGGAAGCCAAGCGATTATTGAAGCAAACCACATGGAAGGTATGGAAGGAGGCACAGCAACAATAACAGGAGCCTATGATACCGTTGCTTATTCAGTGTCCTTTACGACTACGACAGGGGGAGAAAGAGTAGAAGACCATAAATGGGTAATACATGAAGAGCTGAAAAATTCTGGCGAAGATTTCCTGGAACCAGGAGAAAAAGCAATAATAGAGGCCTCTCACATGGAGGGTATGGAAGGAGCTGAAGCGACGATAGAGTCTGCAAGGGATACTACTGTTTACATGATTGATTTTAAGCCAACCACTGGTGGAACTGAAGTTGAAAATCACAAATGGGTAGTAGAAAGTGAGTTATCTACTAAGTAA
- a CDS encoding ArsR/SmtB family transcription factor → MKIKNKLQDMCEVTCCDPEKIDQINEQMDDDHIKNMSVMFKGLAEPNRMKIMQALTVEEELCVCDVAYLLGCPVANASHHLRSLRKIGMVKFRKEGKLVWYSLDDEHIRDILSLAMIHQEEVTESHAEQ, encoded by the coding sequence ATGAAAATAAAAAACAAGTTACAAGATATGTGTGAAGTCACTTGTTGTGATCCCGAGAAAATAGATCAAATCAATGAACAAATGGATGATGATCATATAAAGAATATGTCGGTTATGTTCAAGGGACTAGCGGAACCGAATCGTATGAAAATAATGCAAGCGTTAACAGTTGAAGAAGAATTATGTGTTTGTGATGTGGCGTATTTACTAGGCTGTCCTGTTGCCAATGCATCGCATCATTTACGATCCCTGCGGAAAATCGGAATGGTAAAATTTCGCAAAGAAGGAAAACTTGTCTGGTATTCTCTGGATGATGAACACATTCGTGACATTCTTTCCTTGGCCATGATCCATCAAGAGGAGGTGACCGAAAGCCATGCTGAACAATAA
- a CDS encoding heavy metal translocating P-type ATPase — MLNNNQKEVYRIKGFTUAGCAKTFKENVLRLDGVVDANVNFAASKVSIEGETTIEELEKAGSFENLEVVPENQSFEPNSEPFWKRHFSVLLSLAFLIAAFTSHIVVGEDFPLTTFFYLASIVVGGTSLFITGFKNLIRLKFDMRTLMTIAIIGAVIIGEWGEGAVVVILFAISEALESYSMNKARNSIRSLMDLSPKEALVRRNGVEQTVHVDDIEIDDTLIVKPGEKIAMDGEVIKGHSTINQAAITGESMPVEKKVSDEVFAGTLNEEGVLEIRVTKRVEDTTLSKIIHLVEEAQDERAPSQAFVDRFAAYYTPMIILVAIFVAIVPPLFFQASWEAWVYQGLAVLVVGCPCALVISTPVSVVTAIGTAARNGVLIKGGAFLEEAGALKAIAFDKTGTLTRGEPAVTDVLISNGERDKIFAIAAALERNSQHPLASAIVKKVEQEKVPFHDIDVLDFQSLTGKGVKGLIDEVVYYMGSPGLFKDISTTWWDDKQEKQVKSLQQEGNTVLLLGTEEKLLGIFSVADQVRETSARMIKDLHNLGMKETIMLTGDNRETAEAIGRKIGVSSIQANLMPEDKVTFMKKFTTRYKKAAMVGDGVNDAPALASSTVGIAMGGAGTDTALETADIALMGDDLDKLPFTIQLSRRSLNIIKQNIGFSLAIKALALLLVIPGWLTLWIAIFADMGATLLVTLNGLRLLKTKK; from the coding sequence ATGCTGAACAATAATCAAAAAGAAGTGTATCGCATCAAAGGCTTTACCTGAGCAGGCTGTGCAAAAACATTCAAAGAGAATGTGCTACGCCTGGACGGCGTAGTCGATGCCAATGTTAACTTTGCTGCGTCAAAAGTTTCTATAGAGGGCGAAACAACAATAGAAGAGTTAGAAAAAGCCGGGTCTTTTGAAAATCTGGAGGTCGTACCGGAAAACCAATCATTTGAACCTAATTCCGAACCTTTCTGGAAAAGACATTTTTCTGTTCTTCTCTCTCTGGCATTTCTTATCGCTGCTTTTACATCTCATATAGTGGTTGGGGAAGATTTCCCTTTGACTACTTTCTTTTATCTGGCTTCGATTGTCGTTGGGGGAACGTCTCTATTTATTACCGGTTTTAAGAACCTGATACGGTTAAAATTTGACATGAGAACTTTAATGACTATAGCGATTATAGGTGCAGTTATTATTGGAGAATGGGGAGAAGGCGCAGTTGTTGTTATTTTGTTTGCCATTAGTGAAGCTCTTGAAAGTTATTCCATGAATAAAGCACGTAACTCCATTCGATCTTTAATGGATCTCAGTCCAAAAGAAGCACTAGTTCGCCGGAATGGCGTAGAGCAAACAGTCCACGTTGATGACATTGAGATCGATGACACGTTAATAGTGAAACCGGGGGAAAAAATAGCAATGGATGGTGAAGTGATTAAAGGACACTCCACCATTAATCAGGCAGCGATTACCGGAGAATCCATGCCCGTAGAAAAAAAGGTATCAGATGAAGTGTTTGCCGGCACGTTGAATGAAGAAGGCGTTTTGGAAATCAGGGTAACGAAACGAGTGGAAGACACTACATTGTCGAAAATTATACACCTTGTAGAAGAAGCCCAGGATGAACGGGCACCTTCACAGGCTTTTGTCGATCGTTTTGCCGCCTACTACACACCAATGATCATATTAGTTGCTATATTTGTAGCGATCGTTCCCCCTTTATTTTTTCAAGCGAGCTGGGAGGCATGGGTTTACCAGGGGCTTGCCGTGCTTGTAGTGGGATGTCCTTGTGCATTGGTTATCTCCACACCCGTATCGGTGGTGACAGCAATTGGAACAGCTGCTCGAAATGGGGTATTGATCAAAGGCGGTGCCTTTCTAGAAGAGGCAGGAGCTCTGAAAGCTATTGCCTTTGACAAAACCGGAACATTGACAAGGGGAGAACCTGCTGTAACTGATGTCTTAATCTCTAATGGGGAAAGAGATAAGATATTTGCTATTGCTGCTGCATTAGAAAGAAACTCTCAGCATCCATTAGCTTCAGCTATTGTAAAAAAAGTAGAACAAGAAAAAGTTCCATTTCATGATATAGATGTCCTAGATTTTCAATCCCTTACTGGAAAAGGTGTTAAAGGTCTCATTGATGAAGTCGTGTACTATATGGGCAGTCCTGGTCTTTTCAAGGACATTAGTACGACTTGGTGGGACGATAAACAGGAAAAACAAGTAAAATCCCTTCAACAGGAAGGAAATACGGTCCTTCTTCTTGGCACGGAAGAGAAATTACTCGGGATTTTTTCGGTAGCCGATCAAGTCCGTGAAACAAGTGCGCGTATGATTAAAGACCTTCATAATCTCGGTATGAAAGAAACAATTATGCTGACAGGTGACAATCGAGAGACGGCAGAAGCAATTGGTCGCAAAATCGGTGTTTCGTCGATTCAGGCCAATTTAATGCCCGAAGACAAAGTCACATTTATGAAAAAGTTTACCACCCGATATAAAAAAGCGGCTATGGTTGGAGATGGGGTAAACGATGCCCCGGCATTAGCCAGCAGTACAGTGGGTATTGCGATGGGGGGAGCTGGTACAGACACAGCTTTAGAAACAGCTGATATTGCTTTGATGGGGGATGACTTAGACAAACTGCCCTTTACGATCCAACTGAGTCGTCGATCCCTAAATATTATTAAACAAAACATTGGTTTTTCCCTTGCAATAAAAGCACTGGCATTACTGTTGGTCATTCCTGGGTGGCTCACATTATGGATTGCAATTTTTGCCGATATGGGAGCGACACTACTTGTGACATTAAACGGTCTTCGATTACTAAAAACCAAGAAATAA
- a CDS encoding PCYCGC motif-containing (lipo)protein — translation MTKKRLALLMTFLFVLTGCSGLQQQDSSHNSHNNKPSSLTYELGSDNWEAVTTNTDSLETLDAYQFAVEHPEVLDYIPCYCGCYEEAGHESNKNCFVDEIEGTTVQLDTMGFGUQICVDIAREAKSEFEKGTPLPEIRNSIDSKYEGGAAPATPTPKPEKGDI, via the coding sequence ATGACGAAAAAAAGACTTGCTCTTTTGATGACTTTTCTGTTCGTGCTTACTGGGTGCTCCGGACTTCAGCAGCAAGACAGCTCACATAATAGTCATAACAATAAACCCTCTTCCTTAACCTATGAACTAGGAAGTGATAATTGGGAAGCTGTCACCACAAATACGGATAGCCTTGAAACCTTAGATGCTTATCAATTTGCCGTAGAACATCCAGAGGTCCTTGATTACATCCCTTGTTATTGCGGCTGTTACGAAGAAGCAGGGCACGAAAGCAATAAAAATTGCTTTGTCGATGAAATTGAGGGGACAACGGTACAACTTGATACAATGGGATTTGGCTGACAAATTTGCGTAGACATAGCCCGTGAGGCTAAATCCGAATTCGAAAAAGGAACCCCACTACCTGAAATTCGAAACTCAATTGATTCTAAATATGAGGGTGGTGCTGCCCCAGCAACACCAACACCGAAACCTGAAAAGGGAGACATATAA
- a CDS encoding single-stranded DNA-binding protein, producing the protein MDLNRTVVHGRLTVHPSLNYTSTNIAVTRFPIACERKFVGHDGSKQVDFIPIIVWRSYAERVANNLTKGQECAIIGRLQSRVRTDYNINTYEVLAQDVIFGQQYRGLSVDLNQIFFTGRLTIDPELHYVGKNSVALCRFMVAVKRNYKPSEAKEAENDYIPVLVWRSYAERIANDLKKGMVVAVIGRIQARKHHQHPTNIHEVHAEEVQYG; encoded by the coding sequence ATGGATTTGAACCGTACCGTGGTGCATGGTCGGCTGACCGTCCATCCTTCCTTAAATTACACTTCTACAAATATTGCTGTCACTCGTTTTCCGATTGCCTGTGAGCGAAAATTTGTTGGGCATGATGGCAGCAAACAGGTGGATTTTATCCCAATCATTGTCTGGCGCTCCTATGCCGAACGTGTAGCAAATAATTTAACTAAAGGACAGGAATGTGCCATCATCGGAAGGCTACAATCTCGTGTTCGTACCGATTACAACATCAATACTTACGAGGTGCTCGCACAAGATGTTATTTTTGGCCAACAATACCGCGGGCTTTCGGTGGATCTCAACCAAATCTTTTTTACTGGCCGTTTAACCATAGATCCCGAATTACATTATGTAGGCAAAAATTCCGTCGCTTTGTGTCGCTTCATGGTTGCCGTAAAACGGAATTATAAACCTTCCGAAGCGAAAGAAGCAGAAAATGATTATATCCCTGTACTGGTATGGCGTTCTTATGCTGAACGGATAGCCAATGATCTAAAAAAAGGTATGGTGGTTGCCGTTATCGGACGAATCCAAGCAAGAAAACACCATCAACACCCCACGAATATACACGAAGTACATGCCGAAGAAGTACAGTATGGCTAA
- a CDS encoding sensor histidine kinase, with protein sequence MRWNRISIKMGASIIFLLLTILLPLGFVIDQVVYGFYVDEEKQEMEKLSSRYASAIAHSNNRMMVQMVSTMADFSQIPLYVTNEKGQVIANASVPGITVGSYISEEDQMALSRGETITTEYRAGDEGGRFLVSGQAIEGEDTFMGGVFVLSSVESIDQSIQQIRLMLTLSGAGAFFLALGLTLVLSRKLSDPLVHMERATRHIAKGDLETRVDVSTRDETGSLAQAINDLAVDLKRYRDSRREFFANVSHELRTPITYLGGYARIVKEGLYQSEEEKKQYLTIMHKEATRLKRLIEDLFDLAKMEEGKMDLEMEAIDIKEVLENVVERMQLRAEEKGIDMISTLENNVPFLYGDGMRLEQIFYNLLENALCYTEKGTVTVDLKLESEERVLISIEDTGIGIPAEEQPYIFERFYRVEKSRARKYGGTGLGLAITKELIEWQGGSIDMSSQEGKGTRFDIRFPIIPDEKEEQT encoded by the coding sequence ATGAGATGGAATCGGATATCCATAAAAATGGGAGCATCGATCATTTTTTTGCTGCTCACGATTCTACTGCCTCTTGGGTTTGTTATCGACCAAGTGGTCTATGGTTTTTATGTTGATGAAGAAAAACAAGAAATGGAGAAACTATCTTCTCGTTATGCATCGGCGATTGCCCATTCTAATAATCGAATGATGGTACAGATGGTGTCCACCATGGCGGATTTTTCTCAAATCCCTTTATATGTCACGAATGAAAAAGGACAGGTTATTGCGAATGCAAGTGTGCCCGGAATAACCGTAGGATCCTATATCTCTGAAGAAGATCAGATGGCTTTATCAAGAGGGGAAACAATAACAACAGAATATAGAGCAGGGGATGAGGGGGGACGGTTTCTTGTTTCCGGCCAGGCGATTGAGGGAGAGGACACTTTTATGGGCGGGGTGTTTGTATTATCATCGGTGGAAAGTATTGATCAGTCCATTCAGCAAATTCGTCTGATGCTGACTCTTTCCGGAGCAGGGGCTTTTTTTCTCGCTCTTGGCTTGACACTCGTGTTATCCCGGAAGTTATCTGACCCTCTCGTTCATATGGAAAGGGCTACCAGACATATAGCAAAAGGAGATTTAGAAACCCGCGTCGATGTCTCCACAAGAGATGAAACCGGCTCGCTCGCTCAAGCTATTAATGATTTAGCTGTGGATTTGAAAAGATATCGGGATTCACGAAGGGAATTTTTTGCGAATGTTTCCCACGAACTAAGAACACCGATCACCTATCTGGGGGGATATGCCCGTATTGTGAAAGAAGGCTTGTACCAAAGTGAAGAAGAAAAAAAGCAGTACTTAACGATTATGCATAAAGAAGCAACGAGACTAAAACGTCTTATTGAGGATTTGTTTGATCTTGCTAAAATGGAAGAGGGTAAAATGGACCTGGAAATGGAAGCAATAGATATAAAAGAAGTGTTGGAAAATGTGGTGGAGCGCATGCAATTACGTGCAGAAGAAAAGGGAATAGATATGATTTCAACATTGGAAAATAATGTGCCATTTCTGTACGGTGACGGAATGCGCTTGGAACAAATCTTTTATAATCTGCTGGAGAATGCACTTTGCTATACGGAGAAAGGGACTGTAACTGTCGACTTGAAATTGGAAAGCGAGGAAAGGGTGTTGATTTCTATTGAAGATACGGGGATAGGAATCCCGGCAGAAGAACAGCCTTATATTTTTGAACGATTTTACCGCGTGGAAAAATCGCGCGCCCGAAAATATGGCGGTACAGGGCTTGGCCTTGCGATCACCAAGGAACTCATAGAATGGCAGGGTGGAAGTATTGATATGTCGAGCCAAGAAGGCAAAGGAACCAGGTTTGACATCCGGTTTCCGATAATACCAGATGAAAAGGAAGAACAAACATGA